In Flavobacterium sp. GSB-24, the genomic window TCGTGTTTACGGAACTTCTTTTCCTAAACAAAAAGATCTAACTGAATACCTTGAACTTCTTGAAGAAGCTAAGCGTCGTGATCACCGTAAATTAGGAAAGGAACTTGAATTGTTTGCTTTCTCTCAAAAAGTTGGTCAAGGTTTACCTTTATGGCTGCCAAAAGGAGCTGCATTGAGAGATCGTTTGGAGCAATTTCTAAAAAGAGCACAAAAGAAAGCAGGTTACGAGCAGGTTGTAACTCCACATATTGGTCAGAAGGAACTTTATGTAACCTCTGGACATTATGCAAAATATGGAGCAGACAGCTTTCAGCCAATCCATACTCCTGCAGAAGGTGAAGAATTTTTATTGAAACCAATGAACTGTCCTCACCACTGTGAAATTTACAATGTAAGACCTTGGTCATATAAAGATTTACCAAAGCGTTACGCTGAATTTGGTACTGTATATAGATATGAGCAATCGGGAGAATTACATGGTTTGACTCGTGTAAGAGGATTTACTCAAGATGATGCGCATATTTTCTGTACTCCAGAACAATTGGACGAAGAATTCAAAAAAGTAATAGACCTTGTACTATATGTATTTGGTTCATTAGGTTTTGAAAACTTTACTGCTCAAATTTCGTTAAGAGACCAAGAAGACAGAGAAAAATACATTGGAACAGATGAGAACTGGGAAAAAGCTGAAAACGCTATTATTAACGCAGCAAGAGACAAAGGTCTAAATACTGTTGTAGAATATGGCGAAGCTGCTTTTTACGGTCCGAAACTTGATTTCATGGTTAAGGATGCTTTAGGAAGACAATGGCAATTAGGAACAATTCAGGTAGATTACAATTTACCAGAACGTTTTGAATTAACTTACAAAGGTGCTGATAATGAATTACATCGACCAGTTATGATTCACAGAGCTCCTTTTGGATCGATGGAACGTTTTATAGCAATTCTACTAGAACATACAGCAGGAAATTTCCCACTTTGGCTAATGCCAGAACAGGCTATAATCTTGTCTTTGAGCGAGAAATACGAAAATTATGCTAAAAAAGTTTTAGATTTGCTAGAAAATCACGAAATTCGCGCCCTAATTGACAATCGAAACGAGACAATTGGCAAGAAAATCAGAGATGCAGAAATGCAGAAAATCCCTTTTATGCTAATTGTAGGTGAAGAAGAAGAGAAAAATGGTACAATCTCTATTCGTCGTCACGGGCAAGAAGGAAAAGGTAACATTACCGTTTCTATTGAAGAATTTGCTTCGATTGTAAACGAAGAAATAAAAAAGACATTAAAAGTTTTTACAGTTTAACTTAAATTATAAAGTCATAGCAATAAGAAGCAACAGAGGTTTTCAACCTCGAGTAGAAAAAAAAGACGCACACAGAATAAACAATCTTATTCGTGTTCCAGAGGTACGTCTTGTAGGTGAAAATATTGAGCCTGGCGTTTTCAAAATCGCAGAAGCGTTACGTTTAGCTGACCAATTTGAATTGGATTTAGTTGAGATCTCGCCAAACGCAGAACCGCCGGTTTGTAAAATCATGGACTACAAGAAATTTGTTTACGAGCAAAAGAAGAGGGACAAAGCATTAAAGGCTAAATCTTCTCAAGTTGTTGT contains:
- the thrS gene encoding threonine--tRNA ligase, with the translated sequence MIKITLPDGSIREFASGVTPMEVAKNISEGFARNVISASFNGTTIETETPLTTDGNLILYTWNDAEGKKAFWHSTSHVMAQALEELYPGIKLTLGPAIANGFYYDVDFVDQKISEADFKKIEDRVLEISREKHDFKMRPVSKAEALEMYKDNVYKTELISNLEDGTITFCDHSTFTDLCRGGHIPNTGIIKAVKIMSVAGAYWRGDEKNKQLTRVYGTSFPKQKDLTEYLELLEEAKRRDHRKLGKELELFAFSQKVGQGLPLWLPKGAALRDRLEQFLKRAQKKAGYEQVVTPHIGQKELYVTSGHYAKYGADSFQPIHTPAEGEEFLLKPMNCPHHCEIYNVRPWSYKDLPKRYAEFGTVYRYEQSGELHGLTRVRGFTQDDAHIFCTPEQLDEEFKKVIDLVLYVFGSLGFENFTAQISLRDQEDREKYIGTDENWEKAENAIINAARDKGLNTVVEYGEAAFYGPKLDFMVKDALGRQWQLGTIQVDYNLPERFELTYKGADNELHRPVMIHRAPFGSMERFIAILLEHTAGNFPLWLMPEQAIILSLSEKYENYAKKVLDLLENHEIRALIDNRNETIGKKIRDAEMQKIPFMLIVGEEEEKNGTISIRRHGQEGKGNITVSIEEFASIVNEEIKKTLKVFTV